A genomic stretch from Cloacibacterium caeni includes:
- the lpdA gene encoding dihydrolipoyl dehydrogenase, with protein sequence MNYDIIVIGSGPGGYVTAIRASQLGFKTAIIEKENLGGICLNWGCIPTKALLKSAQVFNYIKHAEDYGLNKVEGSFDFPNVIARSRGVATKMSGGISFLMKKNKIDVIMGTAKVQKGKKVSVTDKEGKVTEYAANHIIIATGARSRELPNLPQDGVKVIGYRQALSLPTQPKSMIVVGSGAIGVEFADFYNTMGTKVTIVEFMPNIVPVEDEEISKHLEKSLKKSGIDIMTNASVESVDTSGNGVKANVKTKDGNNTLEADILLSAVGIAANIENIGLEEVGIATDKGRVLVNEWYQTSVPGYYAIGDIIPTQALAHVASAEGITCVEKIKGMHVETIDYGNIPGCTYCHPEIASVGLTEKQAKEKGYEIKVGKFPLSASGKATANGNTDGFIKVIFDAKYGEWLGCHMIGDGVTDMVAEAVVARKLETTGHEIIKSIHPHPTVSEAIMEAVAAAYGEVIHI encoded by the coding sequence ATGAATTACGATATTATTGTTATAGGTTCTGGACCTGGTGGTTACGTAACCGCAATTAGAGCATCACAATTAGGTTTTAAAACGGCTATCATAGAAAAAGAAAATCTAGGTGGTATTTGTTTAAATTGGGGGTGTATTCCTACCAAAGCATTACTGAAGTCTGCTCAAGTTTTCAACTATATAAAACACGCCGAAGATTACGGTCTTAATAAAGTAGAGGGAAGTTTTGATTTTCCTAATGTAATTGCTAGAAGTAGAGGAGTTGCCACTAAAATGAGTGGCGGGATTTCTTTCTTGATGAAGAAGAATAAAATTGACGTTATCATGGGAACTGCCAAAGTTCAAAAAGGCAAAAAAGTTTCGGTAACAGACAAAGAAGGAAAAGTTACAGAATACGCTGCAAATCATATTATCATCGCAACTGGAGCTCGTTCTAGAGAATTGCCAAATCTTCCACAAGATGGAGTAAAAGTAATTGGTTACAGACAAGCTTTGTCTTTACCAACTCAACCAAAATCTATGATTGTAGTGGGTTCTGGAGCAATCGGAGTAGAGTTCGCGGATTTTTATAATACAATGGGAACTAAAGTGACGATTGTAGAATTCATGCCAAATATCGTTCCTGTAGAAGACGAAGAAATTTCTAAACACTTAGAAAAATCTCTTAAAAAATCTGGAATTGATATCATGACCAATGCATCTGTAGAATCTGTAGATACTTCTGGAAACGGTGTTAAAGCGAATGTAAAAACCAAAGATGGAAACAATACATTAGAAGCAGATATTCTACTTTCAGCGGTGGGTATCGCAGCAAACATCGAAAACATTGGACTTGAAGAAGTAGGTATTGCTACAGATAAAGGTAGAGTTTTGGTAAATGAATGGTACCAAACTTCTGTTCCTGGTTATTATGCAATTGGTGACATTATTCCTACTCAAGCTTTAGCTCACGTAGCATCAGCAGAAGGAATTACTTGTGTAGAAAAAATCAAAGGAATGCACGTAGAAACAATTGACTACGGTAATATTCCAGGTTGTACTTACTGTCATCCAGAAATTGCATCTGTTGGTTTAACTGAAAAACAAGCTAAAGAAAAAGGATACGAAATTAAAGTTGGTAAATTCCCGCTTTCAGCATCTGGTAAAGCTACCGCAAATGGTAATACAGATGGTTTTATCAAAGTAATTTTTGATGCAAAATACGGAGAGTGGTTAGGTTGCCATATGATTGGTGACGGTGTTACAGATATGGTTGCAGAAGCTGTGGTTGCTAGAAAATTAGAAACTACTGGTCACGAAATCATCAAATCTATTCACCCGCATCCAACTGTTTCTGAAGCAATTATGGAAGCTGTGGCTGCTGCTTACGGAGAAGTGATTCACATTTAA
- a CDS encoding patatin-like phospholipase family protein has protein sequence MKKEIGLVLSGGGTKGIAEAGALKFLEEKNIFPEVIAGTSAGAIVGGLYSFGKSPDEILEFFKSVYFFNWKHFTLTKPGFINSEVFRLYLKPIIGEIKIKDLKLELLITATDLVQGVTHVFDGDTYLLDAIIASCSVPGLTSPFQKDGMLLSDGGILNNFPSNLIREKCEKLIGVYVSPLQDIEGKQLNSIKAVSTRAYELLSHSVENYKFKDCDWFISPKELSNYGMFESNKTRMDEIFKLGYEEAVKTFPKNF, from the coding sequence ATGAAGAAAGAAATCGGGTTAGTACTTTCAGGTGGTGGAACTAAGGGAATTGCGGAAGCTGGTGCACTGAAATTTTTAGAAGAAAAAAATATTTTTCCTGAAGTGATTGCAGGAACGAGTGCTGGTGCAATTGTTGGTGGATTGTATTCTTTTGGAAAATCTCCAGATGAGATTTTAGAATTTTTTAAATCGGTTTATTTTTTCAATTGGAAACATTTTACTTTGACTAAACCGGGATTTATCAATTCTGAAGTTTTTAGATTGTACTTGAAACCTATTATTGGAGAAATTAAAATTAAAGATTTAAAATTAGAATTGCTCATTACAGCGACTGATTTGGTTCAAGGGGTTACGCACGTTTTTGATGGAGACACTTATTTGCTTGATGCGATTATAGCTTCATGTTCGGTTCCAGGATTGACCAGTCCGTTCCAAAAAGATGGAATGTTATTAAGTGATGGCGGGATTTTGAATAATTTTCCTTCAAATCTCATCAGAGAGAAATGTGAAAAACTAATCGGAGTGTATGTTTCGCCACTTCAAGACATTGAAGGCAAACAGCTAAACAGCATCAAAGCTGTTTCTACCAGAGCTTATGAATTGCTGAGTCATAGTGTAGAAAACTATAAATTCAAAGATTGTGACTGGTTTATCTCTCCCAAAGAATTATCCAATTATGGAATGTTCGAGAGCAATAAAACCAGAATGGACGAAATTTTTAAATTGGGTTACGAAGAAGCTGTAAAAACTTTCCCCAAAAATTTTTAA
- a CDS encoding diacylglycerol kinase: MKRPPFYKSVYYAFKGLFWMLKTERNFQLEVLALVINLFLMVYFQLNSTDAVLIFIVCFLVLIAEIINTAIEKICDFIEPNFNEKIGLIKDLAAASVVTATLLSLITGVLVYSKYVF; the protein is encoded by the coding sequence ATGAAAAGACCTCCATTTTACAAAAGTGTTTATTATGCTTTCAAAGGACTTTTTTGGATGCTAAAAACCGAAAGAAACTTTCAGTTAGAAGTTTTAGCACTTGTTATTAATTTATTTTTAATGGTTTATTTCCAATTAAACTCTACAGACGCTGTTTTAATTTTTATCGTTTGTTTTTTGGTTCTCATTGCAGAAATCATCAATACAGCCATTGAAAAAATTTGTGATTTCATAGAACCAAATTTTAATGAAAAAATAGGATTGATAAAGGATCTAGCAGCAGCAAGTGTGGTAACAGCTACTCTACTTTCCTTAATTACAGGAGTTTTAGTCTATTCAAAATATGTTTTTTAG
- a CDS encoding M20/M25/M40 family metallo-hydrolase → MKKLLYILPLFLGGFFWSQNFKQDSLQFKKISDEILVNGKSYEDLRELTKDIGSRLSGSSNYEKSADWAMKKLLEAGADQVWFQPVMVNVWTRGDESLKLRVNHGKWKEVKMLSLGNSEGTKGKDLEGEVILVKTLEDFEKLPDYAVKDKIVFFNYAFKQEFVVTGQAYGDAGKYRRVTPSEVAKKGGKAVIIRSLTSSFDDVPHTGSTRYEDGIPKIPAVAIGAESADYLEEILLKKQKVQAVLNSNCGMNGQMMTKSVIGEIKGKSDEKVIVVAAHLDSWDVGEGAHDDGAGIVQSIEVLRTFKNLKLKNNHTIRVVCFANEENGVRGGRTYMETVKKSEEPHVFALESDSGGFTPRSFSLGMHPDKAKSMKSWEKLFNPYGIYEFAGNHSGVDIEPLRELKIPASGLVTDSQRYFDIHHTPEDTFEKVNRRELLLGAVVMTQLIYMVDKNW, encoded by the coding sequence ATGAAGAAACTACTTTATATACTTCCGCTCTTTTTGGGCGGATTTTTTTGGTCTCAAAATTTCAAACAAGATTCTCTTCAATTCAAGAAAATTTCAGACGAAATTTTGGTCAATGGTAAGTCTTATGAAGATCTAAGAGAATTAACCAAAGACATTGGCAGCAGATTATCAGGAAGCAGTAATTACGAAAAATCTGCAGACTGGGCGATGAAAAAATTGCTAGAAGCTGGTGCAGACCAAGTTTGGTTTCAACCTGTAATGGTAAACGTATGGACTCGAGGTGATGAATCTTTAAAATTAAGAGTGAATCACGGAAAATGGAAAGAAGTAAAAATGCTTTCTTTAGGCAATTCCGAAGGAACCAAAGGTAAAGATTTAGAAGGAGAAGTAATTTTAGTAAAAACTTTAGAAGATTTCGAAAAATTACCAGATTATGCTGTAAAAGATAAAATTGTGTTTTTCAACTATGCCTTTAAACAAGAGTTTGTGGTAACTGGACAAGCTTATGGAGATGCAGGAAAATACAGAAGAGTTACTCCGTCTGAAGTTGCAAAAAAAGGCGGAAAAGCCGTAATTATTCGTTCACTTACTTCTTCTTTTGACGATGTTCCTCACACTGGCTCTACTCGTTACGAAGATGGAATTCCTAAAATTCCTGCCGTTGCAATTGGTGCAGAATCTGCGGATTATTTAGAAGAAATTTTACTCAAAAAACAAAAAGTTCAAGCCGTTCTCAATTCTAATTGCGGAATGAATGGACAAATGATGACCAAATCTGTCATTGGCGAAATCAAAGGAAAATCAGACGAAAAAGTAATTGTAGTTGCCGCACATCTTGATTCTTGGGATGTAGGTGAAGGCGCTCATGATGATGGTGCTGGAATTGTACAAAGTATAGAGGTGCTGAGAACTTTCAAAAATTTAAAACTCAAAAATAATCATACCATAAGAGTAGTTTGTTTTGCCAATGAAGAAAATGGTGTAAGAGGTGGTAGAACGTATATGGAAACGGTAAAAAAATCTGAAGAACCGCACGTTTTTGCTCTAGAAAGTGACAGTGGAGGTTTTACACCGAGAAGTTTTAGCTTAGGAATGCATCCTGACAAAGCCAAATCTATGAAATCTTGGGAAAAACTTTTTAACCCATACGGTATTTATGAATTCGCAGGAAATCATTCTGGCGTAGACATAGAACCTCTGAGAGAACTTAAAATTCCTGCATCTGGATTGGTAACAGATTCACAAAGATATTTTGACATTCATCATACTCCAGAAGATACTTTCGAAAAAGTAAATCGCAGAGAATTATTGTTAGGAGCAGTTGTTATGACACAACTTATTTACATGGTTGATAAAAATTGGTAA
- a CDS encoding DUF1015 domain-containing protein, with amino-acid sequence MPVFKPFRGVRPHPDYIDKFPTHPLDNFTQEEINKKATEDSSYIQMIKPYVCSKSKDVDRNLRKVRSNYEEMLGDNKLLQDSSSYYLYEQILPNKSVFRGLLGLASVEDFWNGKIKKHESTLTYKKEKLAHFLEKVSLQAEPVLLTYQANSKIELLMNHEEKNVPIINHTDETGVRHKVWRIDNRLKLQQFKEVIDQIDSFYVADGHHRIASAALYAQKHKEKNKRHNGNEPYNFVFSFIVSSQSIKINDYNRVVKDLNGNSEEEFLQKVSENFLIHEKGENAYYPSQKFHISMYLGGKFYSLHVKHNLRDLDQGLDNVDHHLLDKYIFKPILGINDYEEEENSKMNFVKGNSNIEGIIKLKEQVDSGDYSVGFGLFPVSFNDITKLANQNLQMPPKCTYIEPKLVTALLMYDMDW; translated from the coding sequence ATGCCAGTTTTTAAACCATTTAGAGGAGTTAGACCGCACCCTGATTATATTGATAAATTCCCAACTCATCCTTTGGATAATTTTACGCAGGAAGAAATCAATAAAAAAGCGACGGAAGACTCTTCTTACATACAGATGATTAAACCATATGTTTGTAGCAAATCGAAAGATGTTGATAGAAATCTACGAAAAGTAAGAAGCAATTACGAAGAAATGTTGGGCGACAATAAACTTCTTCAAGACAGCTCTTCTTATTATTTGTATGAGCAAATTTTACCCAATAAATCTGTTTTCAGAGGCTTATTAGGATTAGCTAGTGTAGAAGATTTCTGGAACGGAAAAATCAAAAAACATGAATCTACCCTTACCTATAAAAAAGAAAAACTCGCTCATTTCTTAGAGAAAGTTTCACTTCAAGCAGAACCAGTTCTTCTTACCTATCAAGCTAATTCTAAAATAGAATTACTGATGAATCATGAAGAAAAAAACGTTCCCATTATTAATCATACAGACGAAACTGGAGTAAGACATAAAGTTTGGAGAATAGACAATCGTCTAAAACTTCAGCAATTTAAAGAAGTAATAGACCAAATTGATTCTTTTTATGTAGCAGATGGTCACCACAGAATTGCTTCTGCAGCATTATACGCTCAAAAACACAAAGAAAAAAACAAAAGACATAATGGCAATGAACCTTATAATTTTGTTTTCAGCTTTATTGTTTCTAGTCAGTCGATTAAAATTAATGATTACAACAGAGTTGTAAAAGACCTAAACGGAAATTCTGAAGAAGAATTTTTACAAAAAGTATCAGAAAACTTCCTTATTCACGAAAAAGGTGAAAACGCTTACTATCCATCACAGAAATTCCACATTTCTATGTATTTGGGTGGTAAATTTTATTCACTTCACGTAAAGCATAATCTAAGAGATTTAGACCAAGGATTAGATAATGTAGACCATCATTTATTAGACAAATATATCTTCAAACCTATTCTTGGAATTAATGATTATGAGGAAGAAGAAAACAGCAAAATGAATTTTGTAAAAGGAAATTCTAATATTGAAGGCATTATCAAGCTTAAAGAACAAGTAGATTCTGGCGATTATTCCGTTGGCTTTGGATTGTTCCCAGTAAGTTTTAATGATATTACAAAACTGGCGAATCAGAATTTGCAAATGCCTCCAAAATGTACTTACATAGAGCCAAAACTGGTTACTGCACTGTTAATGTACGACATGGATTGGTAA
- a CDS encoding D-2-hydroxyacid dehydrogenase: protein MKILANDGISNSGEKVLKEAGLNLLDNRVSQEHLIPFINENQVEVLLVKNATQVTKELIDACPSLKIIGKGGESMDNIEVEYAKSKGIFVINTPNAFAKSVAELVFAHFLTLIRFLHDSNRNMPLEGDTKFAFLKKSYEKATELSGKTLGIIGFGNIGKEVAKIGIGLGMKIIFYTRKPKTDTVSLEFFDGRTMDFEFTSTNDMEAFLKEADFISINTSETTEYIIDTPEFEMMKDGVFIVNTAIGGVINEVTLIDYIENKKVAGAALDVFETEPKPEIQILMHPSLSLSPNVGGSTLETKERIGTELAQQIIDLQKLI, encoded by the coding sequence ATGAAAATTTTAGCAAACGACGGTATTTCAAATTCTGGAGAAAAAGTTTTGAAAGAAGCTGGATTAAATCTTCTTGACAACAGAGTTTCTCAGGAACACCTCATTCCTTTTATCAATGAAAATCAAGTTGAAGTTTTATTGGTAAAAAACGCTACACAAGTAACTAAAGAACTTATAGACGCTTGTCCAAGTTTAAAAATCATTGGAAAAGGTGGCGAATCAATGGATAATATAGAGGTAGAATACGCCAAATCTAAAGGAATCTTCGTCATTAATACTCCAAACGCTTTTGCTAAATCCGTAGCCGAATTGGTTTTTGCACATTTTCTGACTTTGATTAGATTTTTGCACGATTCCAATAGAAATATGCCTTTAGAAGGTGATACTAAATTTGCGTTTCTCAAAAAATCTTACGAAAAAGCAACAGAACTTTCAGGCAAAACGCTAGGAATCATCGGTTTTGGTAACATCGGAAAAGAAGTTGCCAAAATAGGAATAGGTCTTGGAATGAAAATTATTTTCTACACCAGAAAACCTAAAACAGATACCGTTTCTTTAGAATTTTTTGACGGAAGAACTATGGATTTTGAATTCACTTCTACCAATGATATGGAAGCGTTTCTAAAAGAGGCAGATTTCATCAGCATTAATACTTCGGAAACTACTGAATATATAATAGACACGCCAGAATTTGAAATGATGAAAGATGGCGTTTTCATTGTAAATACAGCAATAGGTGGTGTAATCAATGAAGTAACACTCATAGATTATATAGAAAATAAAAAAGTTGCAGGAGCTGCTCTAGATGTTTTCGAAACCGAACCAAAACCAGAAATTCAGATTCTGATGCATCCTTCGCTTTCGCTTTCTCCGAATGTTGGTGGAAGCACTTTAGAAACCAAAGAAAGAATAGGAACAGAATTAGCACAACAAATTATTGACTTACAAAAACTTATATAA
- the serC gene encoding 3-phosphoserine/phosphohydroxythreonine transaminase, translating into MKKHNFSAGPCILPQEVFQKSAEAILDFNGMGLSILEISHRSKDFIAVMDEARAIVKRLMNLNDDYDVLFLGGGASLQFAMVPFNLMKENGKAAYLDSGNWAANAIKEAKKLGTVDVIGSSKEENYSYIPKIEEVGAEYDYFHCTSNNTIYGTQIKDFPKANTLMVSDMSSDIFSRVIDYSKFDLIYAGAQKNMGPAGTTLVVVKKEILGKSGRVIPSYLDYAQHVAKESMFNTPPVFAVYASLLTLQWLENNGGIAAAEERNIAKAKLLYDEIDRNPLFECFCVPEDRSLMNVSFKITDESKKEAFDNAWKAAGINGLNGHRSLGGYRASLYNALPIESVQVLVDVMKSI; encoded by the coding sequence ATGAAAAAACATAATTTCAGTGCAGGACCTTGCATTCTCCCTCAAGAAGTTTTCCAAAAATCAGCAGAAGCGATTTTAGACTTTAACGGAATGGGACTTTCTATCTTAGAAATTTCTCACCGTAGCAAAGATTTTATCGCAGTAATGGACGAAGCCAGAGCCATCGTAAAAAGATTGATGAATCTTAATGACGACTATGATGTATTATTTTTAGGTGGAGGCGCAAGTTTACAATTTGCGATGGTTCCATTTAACCTAATGAAAGAAAACGGTAAAGCTGCTTATTTAGATTCTGGAAACTGGGCTGCTAATGCAATTAAAGAAGCCAAAAAATTAGGAACAGTAGATGTAATCGGTTCTTCTAAGGAAGAAAATTATTCTTACATTCCAAAAATTGAAGAAGTAGGTGCAGAATATGATTATTTCCACTGCACTTCTAACAATACCATCTATGGAACTCAAATCAAAGATTTCCCAAAAGCCAATACGTTAATGGTTTCTGACATGAGTTCGGATATTTTCTCTAGAGTGATAGATTATTCTAAATTTGACCTAATCTATGCAGGTGCTCAAAAAAATATGGGACCAGCTGGAACGACTCTTGTTGTGGTAAAAAAAGAAATTCTAGGAAAATCAGGAAGAGTTATTCCTTCATACTTAGATTACGCTCAACATGTAGCAAAAGAATCTATGTTTAATACGCCACCAGTTTTTGCAGTGTACGCTTCACTTCTTACCCTACAATGGTTAGAAAATAATGGCGGAATAGCTGCTGCAGAAGAAAGAAATATTGCTAAAGCGAAACTTCTTTACGATGAAATAGACAGAAATCCATTATTTGAATGTTTCTGCGTTCCAGAAGATAGAAGCTTAATGAATGTTTCATTCAAAATTACAGACGAATCTAAAAAAGAAGCTTTTGACAACGCTTGGAAAGCTGCTGGAATCAATGGATTAAACGGACACAGAAGTTTAGGTGGTTACAGAGCAAGTCTTTACAATGCATTACCAATAGAAAGCGTACAGGTTTTGGTAGATGTTATGAAATCTATTTAA
- a CDS encoding 4Fe-4S dicluster domain-containing protein translates to MAIIITDECINCGACEPECPNNAIYEGAVDWKASDGTSLKGTVTLKSGLIIDANAPQRPVSDDVYYIVPDKCTECKGFHEEPQCAAVCPVDCCVPDDNHVETDAELLGKKAFLHGE, encoded by the coding sequence ATGGCTATTATAATAACAGACGAATGTATTAATTGTGGAGCTTGCGAACCAGAATGCCCTAATAACGCGATTTATGAAGGAGCTGTAGACTGGAAAGCTTCAGACGGAACCAGTTTAAAAGGAACCGTAACTTTGAAATCAGGTTTAATAATAGATGCTAATGCACCTCAAAGACCTGTAAGTGATGATGTTTACTACATTGTTCCGGATAAGTGTACCGAATGTAAAGGTTTCCACGAAGAACCACAATGCGCGGCGGTTTGTCCGGTTGACTGTTGTGTTCCAGATGACAACCATGTAGAAACAGACGCAGAACTTTTAGGTAAAAAAGCATTTTTACACGGCGAATAA
- a CDS encoding acyl-CoA reductase — MKQDLKIQGLSKLGHYLQQFLQKSEIDYTHDEEELAALMRRSEVENPWFTQENIRFCFKNWADILTEENIKNWLAAYQVSQLSKKVGLILAGNIPLVGFHDVMCVILSNHIPLIKLSSKDRLLLPFFLKKWGEFSEWNLEFQIVERLTEYDAVIATGSNNTARYLEYYFKDALSIIRKNRTSVAVIKGDETDEELQLLAEDIFRYFGLGCRNVTRLLMPKDYELSRLFENFLGFKDVINHHKYANNYDYNKAVYLLNQENFWDNNFVMLKEDSALFSPLSVLNFSRYESVEEVHAFLVENESNIQCVVAKPELGIEYSVNFGEAQNPSLNTYADNIDTMAFLSVV, encoded by the coding sequence ATGAAACAAGATCTCAAAATACAGGGTTTAAGTAAATTAGGACATTATCTTCAACAATTTTTACAAAAATCAGAAATTGATTATACTCATGATGAGGAAGAATTAGCCGCATTGATGAGACGAAGCGAGGTAGAAAACCCTTGGTTTACACAAGAAAACATAAGATTTTGTTTTAAAAATTGGGCAGATATTTTAACCGAAGAAAACATTAAAAATTGGCTTGCAGCTTATCAAGTTTCTCAACTATCTAAAAAAGTAGGATTGATTTTGGCGGGAAATATTCCTTTGGTAGGCTTTCATGATGTGATGTGTGTGATTCTAAGCAATCATATTCCGCTGATTAAGCTTTCTTCTAAAGATAGACTTCTTTTGCCTTTCTTTTTGAAAAAATGGGGCGAATTTTCTGAGTGGAATTTAGAGTTTCAAATTGTAGAAAGATTGACAGAATATGATGCGGTAATTGCTACAGGAAGTAATAATACAGCGAGATATTTAGAATATTATTTTAAAGATGCTTTGTCTATTATTAGAAAAAACAGAACTTCTGTGGCGGTAATTAAAGGAGATGAAACTGATGAAGAATTGCAATTATTGGCAGAAGATATTTTCAGGTATTTTGGCTTGGGTTGTAGAAATGTAACGAGACTACTTATGCCGAAAGATTATGAATTAAGCAGGCTTTTTGAAAACTTTTTAGGTTTCAAAGACGTAATTAATCATCACAAGTATGCTAACAACTATGATTATAACAAAGCGGTTTATCTCTTGAATCAAGAAAATTTTTGGGATAATAATTTTGTAATGCTCAAAGAAGATAGCGCACTATTTTCGCCGCTTTCTGTGCTTAATTTCAGCAGATACGAAAGTGTAGAAGAAGTTCATGCTTTTCTCGTGGAAAATGAATCAAATATTCAGTGTGTGGTAGCAAAACCAGAATTGGGAATAGAATATTCTGTAAACTTCGGTGAGGCGCAAAATCCTAGTCTAAATACTTATGCAGATAATATTGATACGATGGCTTTTTTAAGTGTTGTTTAG
- a CDS encoding DUF4286 family protein: MSILSITFHTVESQLQTWEQYLENELMSLVENFIDVEKYILSEVNTEMLTEGKNTNLLLIFESDEKRQEFTETELYNLSEIIARKFGENVMIFKTELNEKKSRF, from the coding sequence ATGAGCATTTTAAGCATAACATTCCACACCGTAGAAAGCCAATTGCAGACTTGGGAACAGTATTTAGAGAATGAATTGATGAGTTTAGTTGAAAACTTTATAGATGTAGAAAAATATATCCTTTCTGAAGTAAATACCGAAATGCTTACCGAAGGCAAGAACACCAACCTCCTTCTCATCTTCGAAAGTGATGAAAAAAGACAAGAATTCACAGAAACTGAACTCTACAATCTTTCTGAAATAATCGCTCGAAAATTCGGGGAAAATGTGATGATTTTCAAAACAGAATTGAACGAAAAAAAATCCAGATTTTAA
- a CDS encoding DMT family protein produces MTKGILTVLLLLISNIFMTFAWYGHLKFQEWGWMKKSVLSSVILISWGFALFEYIFQVPANRIGFRENGGPFTLFQLKIIQEVVTLVVFTVFAVFFFKNESFKWNHLAAFVCLVLAVYFVFKK; encoded by the coding sequence ATGACAAAAGGAATTCTTACCGTTCTACTTTTATTGATTTCTAATATTTTCATGACGTTTGCGTGGTATGGTCATCTCAAATTCCAAGAATGGGGTTGGATGAAAAAATCTGTACTTTCTTCGGTTATTCTCATCAGTTGGGGTTTTGCCTTGTTTGAGTACATCTTTCAAGTTCCAGCTAATAGAATTGGTTTTAGAGAAAATGGAGGTCCTTTTACCTTGTTTCAGTTGAAAATTATACAAGAAGTAGTTACACTAGTTGTTTTTACCGTATTTGCAGTGTTTTTCTTTAAAAATGAATCGTTTAAATGGAATCATTTAGCGGCTTTTGTCTGTTTGGTTTTGGCGGTTTATTTTGTTTTCAAAAAATGA